From Saccharomyces paradoxus chromosome IX, complete sequence, one genomic window encodes:
- the PAN6 gene encoding pantoate--beta-alanine ligase PAN6 (Pantothenate synthase~similar to YIL145C), giving the protein MKIFHTVEEVVQWRTQELRETRFRETIGFVPTMGCLHSGHASLISQSVKENTYTVVSIFVNPSQFAPTEDLDNYPRTLPNDIKLLESLKVDVLFAPNAHVMYPQGIPLDVEEQKGPFVTVLGLSEKLEGKTRPNFFRGVATVVTKLFNIVMADVAYFGQKDIQQFIVLQCMVDELFVNTRLHMMPIVRNSNGLALSSRNKYLCPNSLKISENLYCGLKAAENAIRSLVPGASLSRSEVIDIVTQIWAPYIDSHDFKVDYVSLADFKTLVELPAVENTSVQQPLVISCAVYVTDREKPNTIVRLIDNIVI; this is encoded by the coding sequence atgaaaattttccataCCGTCGAAGAAGTTGTTCAGTGGAGAACACAGGAGCTAAGGGAAACAAGGTTCAGAGAAACTATTGGGTTCGTTCCCACAATGGGTTGCCTGCACTCGGGCCACGCTAGTTTGATCTCGCAGTCTGTGAAGGAAAACACATATACCGTGGTCAGTATATTTGTCAATCCCTCTCAGTTTGCGCCGACGGAGGATCTAGATAACTATCCTCGAACTTTGCCAAACGACATCAAATTGCTTGAATCATTAAAAGTAGATGTTTTATTTGCTCCTAATGCACATGTGATGTACCCACAGGGTATTCCGCTCGACGTGGAGGAGCAGAAAGGTCCTTTTGTCACTGTTCTTGGATTgagtgaaaaattggagGGGAAGACGAGACCCAACTTCTTTAGGGGTGTCGCAACTGTCGTGACTAAGCTATTTAACATTGTCATGGCAGATGTGGCCTATTTTGGGCAGAAGGACATTCAGCAGTTCATCGTTTTACAGTGTATGGTGGACGAACTGTTTGTCAATACAAGGCTCCATATGATGCCTATTGTAAGAAACAGTAATGGACTAGCTTTGAGTAGTAGAAACAAATATCTTTGCCCAAATTCCTTAAAGATCTCTGAGAACCTTTACTGCGGCCTAAAAGCTGCGGAAAATGCTATTAGGAGCCTAGTACCTGGGGCAAGTCTCTCCAGATCAGAAGTCATCGATATTGTAACTCAGATATGGGCACCCTACATTGATTCCCACGATTTCAAAGTGGACTATGTCTCCTTAGCAGATTTCAAGACTCTTGTTGAGCTCCCCGCTGTTGAAAACACCAGCGTGCAACAGCCACTAGTCATTAGTTGTGCTGTATACGTGACTGACCGCGAAAAGCCCAATACCATTGTTAGATTGATAGATAACATTGTTATTTAA
- the NDC80 gene encoding kinetochore-associated Ndc80 complex subunit NDC80 (Component of the kinetochore-associated Ndc80 complex~similar to YIL144W): MQSSTSTDQHVLHHMDPHRFTSQIPTATSSQLRRRNSTNQGLTDMINKSIARNTISGTGIPTGGVNKKKRARSTVAGGTNSTAFAFNDKSNSRNSSNRLSINQLGSLQQHLSNRDPRPLRDKNFQSAIQEEIYDYLKRNKFDIETNHPISIKFLKQPTQKGFIVIFKWLYSRLDPGYGFTKSIENEIYQILKNLRYPFLESINKSQISAVGGSNWHKFLGMLHWLVRTNIKLDMCLNKVDRSLINQNTQEITILNQPLKTLDEQDQRQERYELMVEKLLIDYFTESYRSFLNLEDNYEPSMQELKLGFEKFVHIINTDISNLQTQNDALYEKYQEVMKISQKIKTTREKWKALKSDSNKYENYVNAMKQKSQEWPSKLEKMKSECELKEEEIKALQSNIGELHKILRNKGISTEQFESQNHEREKLTKELDKINLQSDKLTSSIKSRKLEAEGIFKSLLDTLRQYDLSIQNLTKSRAQLGHNVDDSLLKIDIPENLLDRDFHEGISYQHLFPKGSGINESIKKSILKLNNDIQERIKTIEKDNVTLEKDIKNLKHDINEKTQVNEKLELELSEANSKFELSKQENERLLVAQRIEIEKMEKKINDSNLLMKTKISDAEELVTSTELKLEELKVDLNRKRYKLHQQVIHVIDITSKFKINIQSSLENSENELGNVIEKLRNLEFETEHNKTE; encoded by the coding sequence ATGCAGAGCTCGACAAGTACAGATCAACATGTGCTGCATCACATGGACCCACACCGATTCACGTCGCAAATACCTACTGCAACATCGTCTCAATTAAGGAGAAGAAACAGTACGAACCAAGGTCTAACTGACATGATCAATAAGAGTATCGCCAGAAACACAATAAGCGGCACTGGCATTCCCACAGGAGGcgtaaataaaaaaaagagggcAAGAAGCACGGTTGCGGGAGGTACAAACAGTACAGCATTCGCCTTCAATGATAAATCGAACAGTAGGAACAGCAGCAATAGATTATCAATAAATCAACTTGGCAGCCTACAGCAACACCTGAGCAATAGAGATCCGAGACCACTAAGggacaaaaattttcaaagcGCTATTCAAGAGGAAATTTAtgattatttgaaaaggaataaatttgatattgaaaCAAATCACCCcatttcaataaagtttttaaaaCAGCCCACTCAAAAGGGGTTCATTGTCATCTTCAAGTGGTTATACTCAAGACTTGATCCAGGTTACGGCTTCACTAAGTCTATAGAGAATGAGATCTATCAAATATTAAAGAATCTGCGCTATCCATTTTTAGaatcaataaataaatcaCAAATTTCAGCCGTAGGTGGCTCCAATTGGCATAAATTTTTAGGCATGTTGCATTGGCTAGTACGAACGAATATTAAACTGGATATGTGCTTGAATAAAGTAGATCGTTCACTAATTAATCAAAATACACAGGAAATAACAATCCTGAACCAGCCTTTAAAGACTTTGGATGAACAGGACCAAAGACAAGAAAGATACGAACTTATGGTGGAGAAACTGTTAATTGATTATTTTACAGAATCTTACAGAAGTTTTCTAAACCTTGAGGATAATTATGAGCCTTCGATGCAAGAGCTAAAATTaggatttgaaaaattcgttCACATAATTAATACTGATATATCCAATCTTCAAACTCAGAATGACGCTCTTTATGagaaatatcaagaagTTATGAAAATAAGCCAAAAGATCAAAACCACTAGGGAAAAATGGAAGGCTCTAAAGAGTGATTCTAATAAGTATGAAAACTATGTCAACGCAATGAAACAGAAGAGTCAAGAATGGCCAAGTAAACTGGAAAAGATGAAATCTGAGTGCGAActgaaagaagaagaaattaaagcTTTACAGAGTAATATTGGCGAATTGCACAAAATTTTAAGGAATAAGGGAATTTCAACTGAACAGTTCGAATCGCAAAATCACGAAAGAGAAAAGCTGACAAAGGAACTGGACAAAATAAATCTCCAGTCTGATAAATTGACAAGCTCAATTAAATCTAGGAAACTAGAAGCCGAAGGAATATTCAAAAGCTTACTGGATACATTGAGACAATACGATTTGTCGATACAAAATTTAACCAAGTCGCGCGCTCAATTAGGCCATAATGTTGATGATTCGTTACTAAAGATCGATATTCCAGAGAACCTATTAGACAGAGACTTTCATGAAGGAATCTCGTACCAGCATTTGTTTCCAAAAGGATCTGGAATTAACGAAtccatcaaaaaatccatattaaaattaaacaatgatattcaagaaagaataaaaactATTGAGAAAGATAACGTAACATTAGAAAAAGATATCAAAAACCTAAAGCATGATATAAATGAGAAAACTCAAGTCAACGAAAAGCTTGAATTGGAGTTATCGGAAGCGAATTCCAAATTTGAGCTCTCTAAGCAAGAGAACGAACGATTACTAGTAGCACAGAGAATtgagattgaaaaaatggagaaaaaaattaatgattCAAATCTCTTAATGAAAACCAAAATTTCAGATGCAGAAGAATTAGTGACTTCAACGGAACTGAAAttagaagaattgaaagTTGATTTAAATAGGAAACGATACAAACTACACCAACAAGTGATACATGTTATTGATATAACAAGtaaatttaaaattaaTATTCAATCATCATTAGAAAATTCCGAAAATGAGCTAGGAAATGTTATTGAAAAGTTACGAAACTTGGAGTTTGAAACTGAACATAACAAAACAGAGTAA
- the SSL2 gene encoding TFIIH/NER complex ATPase/helicase subunit SSL2 (Component of RNA polymerase transcription factor TFIIH holoenzyme~similar to YIL143C), whose product MTDVEGYQTKSKGKIFPDMGESFFSSDEDSPATDAEIDENYDDNKETLDGGEERDTGVMVTGLKKARKKTKSSRHTAADSSMNQMDAKDKALLQDTNSDIPADFVPDSVSGMFRSHDFSYLRLRPDHASRPLWISPSDGRIILESFSPLAEQAQDFLVTIAEPISRPSHIHEYKITAYSLYAAVSVGLETDDIISVLDRLSKVPVAESIINFIKGATISYGKVKLVIKHNRYFVETTQAEILQMLLNDSVIGPLRIDSDHQVQPAEDTLQQNLQQTAGKPATNVNPSDVEAVFSAVIGGDNEREDDDDDIDAVHSFEIANESVEVVKKRCQEIDYPVLEEYDFRNDHRNPDLDIDLKPSTQIRPYQEKSLSKMFGNGRARSGIIVLPCGAGKTLVGITAACTIKKSVIVLCTSSVSVMQWRQQFLQWCTLQPENCAVFTSDNKEMFQTESGLVVSTYSMVANTRNRSHDSQKVMDFLTGREWGFIILDEVHVVPAAMFRRVVSTIAAHAKLGLTATLVREDDKIGDLNFLIGPKLYEANWMELSQKGHIANVQCAEVWCPMTAEFYQEYLRETARKRMLLYIMNPTKFQACQFLIQYHERRGDKIIVFSDNVYALQEYALKMGKPFIYGSTPQQERMNILQNFQYNDQINTIFLSKVGDTSIDLPEATCLIQISSHYGSRRQEAQRLGRILRAKRRNDEGFNAFFYSLVSKDTQEMYYSTKRQAFLVDQGYAFKVITHLHGMENIPNLAYASPRERRELLQEVLLKNEEAAGIEVGDDADNSIGRGSNGHKRFKSKAVRGEGSLAGLAGGEDMAYMEYTTNKNKELKEHHPLIRKMYYKNLKK is encoded by the coding sequence ATGACAGACGTTGAAGGCTACCAAACCAAGAGCAAGGGGAAAATTTTCCCAGATATGGGTGAGTCCTTTTTCTCATCAGATGAGGACTCACCGGCTACTGATGCAGAGATCGATGAGAACTATGATGATAATAAGGAAACGCTGGACGGCGGTGAGGAAAGGGACACCGGAGTCATGGTTACAGGACTGAAGAAGGCACGGAAGAAGACCAAAAGTAGCAGGCATACAGCGGCGGATTCTTCTATGAATCAAATGGACGCTAAGGATAAGGCGCTTTTACAGGACACTAATAGCGATATACCGGCAGATTTCGTTCCAGATTCCGTCTCAGGAATGTTCAGAAGTCATGACTTTAGTTACTTGCGGTTGAGGCCAGATCATGCTTCAAGGCCCCTTTGGATCTCGCCAAGTGATGGTAGAATCATTCTGGAAAGTTTTTCTCCACTGGCAGAACAGGCTCAAGACTTTTTGGTCACCATTGCAGAGCCTATAAGTAGACCTTCTCATATTCACGAATACAAGATCACTGCATACTCTTTGTATGCTGCCGTTTCTGTAGGGTTAGAAACGGACGATATCATTTCGGTCTTGGATAGACTGTCTAAAGTACCAGTTGCGGAATCGATAATCAACTTCATCAAGGGGGCTACCATTTCCTACGGTAAAGTGAAATTGGTTATCAAGCATAATAGATATTTCGTGGAGACTACGCAAGCAGAAATTCTACAAATGTTGCTGAATGATTCCGTTATCGGACCCCTAAGGATAGATAGCGATCATCAGGTACAGCCAGCAGAGGACACATTGCAGCAGAATCTTCAACAGACCGCTGGAAAACCAGCCACTAATGTTAACCCGAGCGACGTGGAGGCCGTGTTTAGTGCAGTTATAGGTGGCGATAATGAGCgggaagatgatgatgatgatattgatgCGGTTCactcttttgaaattgcCAACGAGTCTGTTGAAGTcgtaaagaaaagatgcCAAGAAATAGATTATCCCGTGTTGGAAGAATATGACTTCAGAAATGATCATAGAAATCCAGATTTAGACATTGATTTGAAACCTTCCACTCAGATCAGACcttatcaagaaaaatcgCTGAGTAAAATGTTTGGTAATGGCCGTGCTCGTTCAGGGATTATTGTTTTGCCATGTGGTGCAGGTAAAACCTTGGTCGGTATTACTGCAGCATGtactataaaaaaatccGTGATTGTTTTATGTACTTCATCAGTCTCCGTCATGCAATGGAGGCAGCAATTTTTGCAATGGTGTACCTTACAACCGGAAAATTGTGCTGTTTTCACCTCTGATAATAAGGAAATGTTTCAAACGGAGTCCGGTTTGGTTGTTTCCACTTATTCGATGGTGGCAAACACAAGAAATAGGTCTCACGATTCACAAAAGGTTATGGATTTTTTGACTGGTAGAGAATGGGGATTTATTATTCTTGATGAAGTTCATGTGGTACCCGCCGCAATGTTCCGTAGGGTGGTCTCCACCATCGCAGCACATGCCAAATTGGGACTGACTGCAACACTGGTTAGagaagatgataaaattGGTGatctgaattttttaattgGTCCAAAACTTTACGAAGCGAATTGGATGGAATTGTCCCAAAAGGGACATATTGCAAACGTCCAATGTGCGGAAGTTTGGTGTCCCATGACAGCAGAATTTTACCAAGAGTATTTAAGAGAAACCGCAAGGAAAAGAATGTTGTTGTATATCATGAATCCAACAAAGTTTCAGGCGTGCCAATTTTTAATTCAATATCACGAAAGAAGAGGTGATAAGATCATCGTTTTCTCTGATAATGTTTATGCCTTACAAGAATATGCCTTGAAAATGGGAAAACCGTTTATTTATGGTTCCACGCCACAACAAGAGCGTATGAAtattttgcaaaatttcCAATACAATGACCAAATCAATACCATTTTTCTATCAAAAGTTGGTGATACTTCCATTGATTTACCGGAAGCCACTTGTTTGATTCAAATATCTTCTCACTATGGGTCTCGTCGTCAGGAAGCCCAAAGATTAGGAAGAATTTTAAGAGCTAAAAGACGTAATGACGAAGGTTTCAATGCGTTCTTTTATTCTCTGGTTTCTAAGGATACGCAAGAAATGTATTACTCAACAAAGAGACAAGCGTTCTTGGTCGATCAAGGTTACGCATTCAAAGTTATTACACATTTACACGGAATGGAGAACATCCCAAACTTGGCATATGCTTCACCCAGAGAACGTAGGGAGCTACTGCAAGAAGTACTGTTGAAGAACGAAGAAGCTGCTGGCATTGAGGTCGGTGATGACGCTGACAATTCTATCGGGAGAGGTTCGAACGGACACAAAAGATTTAAATCAAAGGCCGTTAGAGGCGAAGGTTCATTGGCTGGTCTCGCTGGCGGCGAAGATATGGCATATATGGAGTATACCACcaacaagaacaaagaaCTGAAGGAACATCATCCATTAATTAGAAAGATGTATTacaagaatttgaagaagtgA
- the CCT2 gene encoding chaperonin-containing T-complex subunit CCT2 (Subunit beta of the cytosolic chaperonin Cct ring complex~similar to YIL142W): MSVQIFGDQVTEERAENARLSAFVGAIAVGDLVKSTLGPKGMDKLLQSASSNTCMVTNDGATILKSIPLDNPAAKVLVNISKVQDDEVGDGTTSVTVLSAELLREAEKLIDQSKIHPQTIIEGYRLASAAALDALTKAAVDNSHDKTMFREDLIHIAKTTLSSKILSQDKDHFAELATNAILRLKGSTNLEHIQIIKILGGKLSDSFLDEGFILAKRFGNNQPKRIENAKILIANTTLDTDKVKIFGTKFKVDSTAKLAQLEKAEREKMKNKIAKISKFGINTFINRQLIYDYPEQLFTDLGINSIEHADFEGVERLALVTGGEVVSTFDEPSKCKLGECDVIEEIMLGEQPFLKFSGCKAGEACTIVLRGATDQTLDEAERSLHDALSVLSQTTKETRTVLGGGCAEMVMSKAVDTEAQNIDGKKSLAVEAFARALRQLPTILADNAGFDSSELVSKLRSSIYNGISTSGLDLNNGSIADMRQLGIVESYKLKRAVVSSASEAAEVLLRVDNIIRARPRTANRQHM, translated from the coding sequence ATGAGTGTACAAATATTTGGAGACCAGGTTACAGAAGAAAGAGCAGAAAACGCCCGTTTGTCGGCGTTTGTCGGTGCCATTGCCGTGGGTGATTTGGTGAAGAGTACATTAGGTCCAAAGGGGATGGATAAGTTATTGCAAAGTGCGTCCAGTAACACTTGCATGGTAACGAATGATGGTGCTACGATTCTGAAGTCAATTCCGCTAGATAATCCGGCCGCCAAAGTGTTGGTGAACATCAGTAAGGTGCAAGATGACGAAGTTGGAGATGGTACCACCAGTGTTACTGTTTTGAGTGCAGAATTGCTTAGAGAGGCAGAGAAATTGATCGATCAATCCAAAATCCACCCTCAGACCATTATCGAAGGTTACCGACTAGCTTCAGCAGCTGCATTGGATGCGTTGACAAAAGCAGCTGTGGACAACTCTCATGATAAAACGATGTTCCGTGAGGATCTGATCCATATTGCCAAGActactttatcttctaaAATTTTGTCCCAGGATAAGGATCACTTCGCCGAATTAGCTACTAATGCTATTTTGAGATTGAAAGGCTCCACCAATTTAGAACATATTCAGATCATTAAGATTCTTGGTGGGAAGCTATCAGACTCGTTCCTTGACGAAGGTTTCATTCTTGCCAAGAGATTCGGTAACAACCAACCGAAGAGAATTGAAAATGCTAAGATTTTAATCGCTAATACAACCTTGGATACAGACAAAGTCAAAATATTCGGTACAAAATTTAAAGTTGATTCTACTGCTAAATTGGCACAACTAGAAAAGGCGGAACGCgagaagatgaagaacaaaattGCCAAAATTTCCAAGTTCGGTATCAACACCTTTATTAATAGACAACTAATTTATGACTATCCAGAGCAATTATTTACAGATTTGGGCATAAACTCAATTGAACACGCCGATTTTGAAGGTGTGGAAAGACTCGCCTTAGTCACAGGTGGTGAAGTTGTATCCACATTCGACGAGCCAAGCAAGTGCAAACTTGGGGAGTGTGACGTGATCGAGGAAATTATGCTTGGCGAACAGCCATTCTTGAAGTTCAGTGGTTGCAAAGCTGGTGAAGCTTGCACCATCGTCCTAAGAGGTGCTACCGACCAAACACTTGATGAAGCTGAGAGATCCCTACATGACGCATTGTCTGTGCTGTCACAGACCACAAAGGAAACAAGAACTGTCCTTGGCGGCGGCTGCGCCGAGATGGTTATGTCAAAAGCCGTGGACACCGAAGCTCAGAATATTGACGGCAAAAAGTCCCTTGCAGTGGAAGCTTTTGCCCGTGCTCTGAGACAACTGCCAACCATTTTGGCAGACAACGCCGGTTTTGACAGCAGTGAGCTTGTGTCAAAATTAAGATCTTCCATATACAACGGCATCTCCACATCAGGCCTGGATCTTAACAACGGGTCCATTGCTGACATGAGACAACTAGGTATCGTCGAGAGTTACAAACTAAAACGAGCAGTGGTCAGCTCTGCATCTGAAGCTGCTGAAGTTCTACTAAGAGTGGACAACATTATCCGTGCCAGACCAAGAACCGCCAATAGACAACATATGTAA